A single window of Lacerta agilis isolate rLacAgi1 chromosome 12, rLacAgi1.pri, whole genome shotgun sequence DNA harbors:
- the STAC gene encoding SH3 and cysteine-rich domain-containing protein — translation MIPPSDATEVSPEDVEKDRDPESPEQPPSPASTTSQESKLQKLKRSLSFKTKSLRSKSADNFFQRTNSDMKLQVDLLSEISPRTGQLSTSESQTSTPTIVQHQQESNKTHIFQEHIFKKPTFCDICNHMIVGTNAKHGLRCKACKLSIHHRCAESIGQQRCMGKLPKGFRRYYSSPLLIHEQFGCIKEVMPIACGNKVDPVYETLRFGTSLAQKMKKGSSGSSSDSPKRNSTSDLAEVPEEGDSPGSVLDINRKRSNSVFTYSVNGTTDFGDEPKKINSMLQGSLNKDAVQTNAYVALYKFVPQENEDLEMRPGDRITLLEDSNEDWWKGKIEDRVGFFPANFVQRVQQDEHVFRCIRTFIGCKEQGQITLKENQICITSEKEHGGFIKVCSGKKKGFVPVDALENI, via the exons CTCCAGAAACTGAAACGATCGCTGTCTTTCAAGACCAAAAGTTTACGGAGTAAAAGTGCAGACAACTTTTTCCAGCGGACAAACAGTGACATGAAGTTGCAGGTAGATTTGCTATCAGAAATCAGCCCCAGAACTGGCCAGCTCTCAACCTCTGAAAGTCAGACATCTACTCCAACCATCGTCCAACACCAACAGGAAAGCAACAAGACTCACATTTTCCAGGAGCACATATTCAAAAAGCCTACGTTCTGTGACATCTGCAACCACATGATTGTAG GGACAAACGCTAAACATGGACTGCGCTGCAAGGCATGCAAGCTGAGCATTCACCACAGATGTGCAGAGAGCATTGGACAGCAACGCTGCATGGGCAAACTA CCCAAAGGTTTTCGCCGTTACTACAGCTCTCCACTACTCATTCATGAGCAGTTTGGCTGCATCAAAGAAGTAATGCCTATTG CTTGTGGCAATAAGGTTGACCCTGTCTATGAAACACTTCGCTTTGGAACTTCCTTAGCCCAGAAAATGAAGAAAGGCAGTTCTGGGAGCAGCTCAGATTCACCAAAAAGGAACTCA ACATCAGATTTGGCAGAGGTTCCCGAGGAAGGTGATAGTCCTGGAAGCGTATTGGACATAAACAGGAAACGCAGCAATAGTG TGTTCACATACTCAGTAAATGGTACCACGGACTTTGGAGATGAACCGAAGAAAATAAACTCCATGCTacag GGATCTCTCAATAAAGACGCAGTACAGACAAATGCCTATGTTGCCTTGTACAAATTTGTACCACAAGAGAACGAAGACTTGGAAATGAG GCCAGGAGATAGGATCACACTTCTGGAGGACTCAAATGAAGACTGGTGGAAG GGGAAAATAGAAGACCGAGTTGGCTTTTTCCCAGCAAATTTTGTTCAAAGAGTACAACAAGATGAACATGTCTTCAGGTGTATCAGAACGTTTATTGGATGCAAGGAGCAGGGGCAGATAACCCTGAAAGAGAATCAA ATCTGTATTACTTCAGAAAAGGAACACGGCGGCTTTATCAAAGTATGCAGTGGAAAGAAAAAGGGCTTCGTCCCTGTAGATGCCCTAGAAAACATCTGA